From the genome of Desmodus rotundus isolate HL8 chromosome 2, HLdesRot8A.1, whole genome shotgun sequence, one region includes:
- the KCNJ3 gene encoding G protein-activated inward rectifier potassium channel 1 isoform X2, which produces MSALRRKFGDDYQVVTTSSSGSGLQPQGPGQGPQQLVPKKKRQRFVDKNGRCNVQHGNLGSETSRYLSDLFTTLVDLKWRWNLFIFILTYTVAWLFMASMWWVIAYTRGDLNKAHVGNYTPCVANVYNFPSAFLFFIETEATIGYGYRYITDKCPEGIILFLFQSILGSIVDAFLIGCMFIKMSQPKKRAETLMFSEHAVISMRDGKLTLMFRVGNLRNSHMVSAQIRCKLLKG; this is translated from the coding sequence ATGTCTGCACTCCGAAGGAAATTTGGGGACGATTACCAGGTAGTAACCACCTCGTCCAGCGGCTCGGGCTTGCAGCCCCAGGGGCCGGGCCAGGGCCCGCAGCAGCTTGTGCCCAAGAAGAAGCGGCAGCGGTTCGTGGACAAGAACGGCCGGTGCAATGTGCAGCACGGCAACCTGGGCAGCGAGACGAGTCGCTACCTCTCGGACCTCTTCACCACCCTGGTGGACCTCAAGTGGCGCTGGAACCTTTTCATCTTCATCCTCACCTACACCGTGGCCTGGCTCTTCATGGCGTCCATGTGGTGGGTGATCGCCTACACTCGGGGCGACCTAAACAAAGCCCATGTCGGCAACTACACACCCTGCGTGGCCAATGTCTACAacttcccctctgccttcctcttcttcatcgAGACTGAGGCCACCATCGGCTACGGCTACCGCTACATCACCGACAAGTGCCCCGAGGGCAttatcctcttcctcttccagtccATCCTCGGCTCCATCGTGGACGCCTTCCTCATTGGCTGCATGTTCATCAAGATGTCCCAGCCCAAGAAGCGCGCGGAGACCCTTATGTTTAGTGAGCACGCGGTGATTTCCATGAGGGACGGAAAACTCACGCTTATGTTCCGGGTGGGTAACCTGCGCAACAGCCACATGGTCTCCGCGCAGATCCGCTGCAAGCTACTCAAA